Proteins from one Podospora pseudoanserina strain CBS 124.78 chromosome 1, whole genome shotgun sequence genomic window:
- a CDS encoding hypothetical protein (EggNog:ENOG503NV8E; COG:I), which yields MSGPGVGFEYPSREVSWLKRDALLFANSIGCTSEELHFLYELDPNFAVFPTYPVILMFKETHPEVVDFYAAQKSVTIPGVPVFDPTRVVDGQRLLEFLKPLPTSSAGRKFEVRTKVLGVYDKGKPGTVVETQTDLVDAEKNESYARVTTSSFYVGQGNWGGPKGPATVNFPPPEGKKPDLVLENQTTNETPLLYRLNGDYNPLHAHPEPGAKMGFGGVIIHGLYSWNWACHGLLQHLGGSNPANFKEYQARFASPVRPGDKLILEAWKTGEFKGEWEEIRFLVKNSHGKVVLSNGRALIKTGAKGKL from the exons ATGTCTGGCCCTGGTGTTGGTTTCGAGTATCCCTCTCGCGAGGTGAGCTGGCTCAAGCGTGATGCTCTCCTCTTTGCCAACTCGATTGGCTGCACCTCGGAGGAGCTTCACTTCCTCTAC GAGCTCGACCCCAACTTCGCTGTTTTCCCCACCTACCCTGTCATTCTCA TGTTCAAGGAGACGCACCCCGAAGTAGTCGACTTCTATGCCGCCCAAAAGTCCGTCACCATCCCCGGCGTCCCCGTCTTCGACCCCACTCGCGTCGTCGACGGCCAGCGCCtcctcgagttcctcaagCCCCTCcctacctcctccgccggccGGAAATTCGAGGTCCGCACCAAGGTCCTCGGTGTCTACGACAAGGGCAAGCCCGGGACCGTCGTCGAGACCCAGACCGACCTCGTCGACGCCGAGAAGAACGAGTCCTACGCTCGCGTTACCACCTCTTCTTTCTACGTTGGCCAGGGCAACTGGGGCGGTCCCAAGGGCCCTGCCACCGTCaacttcccccctcccgaGGGCAAGAAGCCCGATCTGGTGCTTGAGAACCAGACCACCAACGAAACCCCGTTGCTGTACAGACTCAATGGCGActacaaccccctccatgCCCACCCGGAGCCTGGTGCCAAGATGGGCTTCGGGGGTGTGATCATCCACGGCTTGTACTCGTGGAACTGGGCGTGCCATGGCTTACTGCAGCACCTCGGTGGCAGCAACCCTGCCAACTTCAAGGAGTACCAGGCTAGATTTGCGTCACCGGTTAGACCCGGTGACAAGCTCATTTTGGAGGCGTGGAAGACTGGCGAGTTCAAGGgcgagtgggaggagatCAGGTTCTTGGTGAAGAACAGCCACGGCAAGGTTGTGTTGAGCAACGGCCGGGCGCTCATCAAGACTGGCGCCAAGGGCAAGTTGTAA
- a CDS encoding hypothetical protein (EggNog:ENOG503NXY5; COG:O; BUSCO:EOG09261DJC): MTEATIGQRRSYDGALCTVRYIGEVAGTTGSWLGVEWDDPSRGKHDGQHKGIRYFTCKSQALTSASFVRPTRPVDPPRTFLSALQYKYAPPEEQQKPGQPAPRPIVFSGKVAEEVGFEKIRRQQAQLGELLYVILDSTKVATAYSDDEKAKGQQIGQVCPKIRELDLSRNLLEHFDPVVDICAELLLLKSLKVNWNRFRNVLEDKKLERAGDAFEGVKELALEDTLLTWHEICHIAARFPTLSTLHAGSNQLSSLSPLPPSAPFTSNLVTLDLEFNQFTSLSDLAPLSSLTSLKSLILKKNKITTLTTPTAPLPAFSPTLNYVDLSYNLISTWSTVDSLPSSFPGLTSLRFTHNPLYDNPDLDTPGSLPPPPQQTTTTSTSTSAASTLGKTEEAYMLLVARLPPTLKTLNFSTITTHDRSDAEMFYLSRITKQLSSVPETEEHLILEKHPKWKYLCDSYGEPTITRRQEVNPNFLEARLIDVKFWAVFDGEETTAKSVRVPRAFDIYAVKGIAGRLFGLRAWEVRLVWETGEWDPVGGFEVEGGDGEESDDGGEEETKEEGGGENKKGRWVKREVELKDGPRQFGYCVDGTEVTVRVEKR, translated from the exons ATGACGGAAGCGACAATTGGCCAGCGCAGGTCTTACGATGGCGCTCTTTGCACTGTGAGATATATCGGTGAAGTGGCCGGCACGACAGGATCATGGCTGGGTGTTGAGTGGGACGACCCATCGCGGGGCAAGCATGATGGTCAGCACAAGGGCATCCGCTACTTTACAT GCAAAAGTCAAGCTCTCACATCGGCCTCTTTTGTCCGCCCGACCAGACCGGTGGACCCACCTCGGACCTTCCTCTCTGCGCTGCAATACAAATATGCACCCCCTGAGGAACAGCAGAAGCCTGGGCAACCTGCTCCGAGGCCGATTGTTTTCTCAGGGAAGGTAGCGGAAgaggttgggtttgagaAGATCAGGAGACAGCAGGCTCAGTTGGGGGAGCTGCTGTATGTCATCTTGGACAGCACCAAGGTTGCAACAGCATACTCGGACGATGAGAAAGCAAAGGGACAGCAGATTGGGCAGGTTTGCCCCAAAATCAGAGAGCTGGATCTGAGTCGGAATTTGCTGGAACACTTTGATCCTGTGGTGGACATCTGCGCTGAGCTGCTTCTACTGAAGAGCCTCAAGGTCAACTGGAACCGCTTCCGCAACGTGCTTGAAGACAAGAAACTCGAAAGAGCAGGCGATGCCTTTGAAGGCGTGAAGGAGCTGGCTCTCGAAGACACGTTACTCACCTGGCACGAAATATGCCACATCGCCGCTCGATTCCCAACGCTGAGCACCCTACACGCCGGCTCAAACCAGCtatcctctctctcaccccTCCCGCCATCAGCTCCCTTTACCTCCaacctcgtcaccctcgATCTCGAATTCAACCAGTTCACCTCCCTATCCGATCTTGCTCCCTTATCATcactcacctccctcaaaagcctcatcctcaaaaagaacaaaatcaccaccctcaccacccccactgCCCCTCTCCCtgccttctcccccaccctcaactACGTCGACCTCTCCTATAACCTCATCTCCACCTGGTCCACCGTCgactccctcccttcctccttccccggCCTCACCTCCCTGAGATtcacccacaaccccctctaCGACAACCCCGACCTCGACACCCCAggctctcttcctccacccccccaacaaacaaccaccaccagcacctcaaCCAGCGCCGCCAGCACCCTAGGCAAAACAGAAGAAGCCTACATGCTCCTCGtcgcccgcctccccccaaccctcaaaaccctcaacttctccaccatcaccacgcACGACCGCTCCGACGCGGAAATGTTTTACCTCTCCCGCATCACCAAACAGCTGTCCTCCGTCCCGGAAACGGAAGAGCATTTAATACTGGAGAAACACCCCAAGTGGAAGTACTTGTGTGATAGTTACGGTGAACCGACAATCACTCGTCGGCAGGAGGTGAACCCAAACTTTTTGGAGGCCAGGTTGATAGATGTCAAGTTTTGGGcggtgtttgatggggaggagacaaCAGCAAAGAGTGTGAGGGTGCCGAGGGCGTTTGATATTTATGCTGTCAAAGGGATTgcggggaggttgtttgGGCTGAGGGCctgggaggtgaggttggtgtgGGAGACGGGGGAGTGGGATCctgttggggggtttgaggttgagggtggggatggggaggagagtgatgatgggggtgaagaggagaccaaggaagagggggggggagagaacAAAAAGGGACggtgggtgaagagggaggttgagTTGAAGGATGGGCCTAGACAGTTTGGGTATTGCGTTGATGGGACGGAGGTTACTGTGAGGGTTGAGAAGAGGTGA
- a CDS encoding hypothetical protein (COG:S; EggNog:ENOG503P6UY) produces MAPRPFCYIVRPDTQRRTKTDQIQAVRGANVPLIAVDELPDWIEIYGVPREIPSEQTIGLQNLGLMSKNSEPYLVQLHQKVFAARREQYQGDESRGQATAVPSSSPAVPSSRPTVPSSRPAAPSNSPTAFPTSHQATLPPQAQPQVPVANTAPATNSPRQPPQAMSTAIPQTQAAPAAQPVQTSVPAHASVTQAPPPTSTVPAGLLTSRHAPKPPTATPAQSTPQPTTVQSPATPCPLHLPQKPHHQPQRLPLQQQPPSPEPLLSKLSLSPPPPPPPLNPNPRSNPLPQEHQPPPPSPSPQHPKNPASTT; encoded by the coding sequence ATGGCTCCCCGTCCCTTTTGCTACATCGTCAGACCTGACACCCAACGCAGGACCAAGACTGACCAGATTCAGGCTGTTCGTGGGGCTAATGTCCCGCTCATCGCTGTTGACGAACTTCCCGACTGGATTGAAATCTATGGGGTGCCCCGTGAAATCCCCAGCGAGCAAACGATTGGGCTTCAGAACTTGGGGTTAATGTCCAAGAACTCGGAGCCCTATCTGGTGCAGCTTCACCAGAAAGTCTTTGCCGCCCGCCGTGAGCAATACCAGGGAGACGAGTCAAGAGGTCAGGCTACCGCGGTGCCTTCAAGCAGTCCTGCTGTTCCTTCAAGCCGTCCCACCGTTCCTTCAAGCCgtcctgctgctccttcaAACAGTCCTACTGCGTTTCCTACAAGCCATCAGGCGACACTTCCGCCCCAAGCTCAACCCCAGGTTCCAGTCGCCAACACAGCACCTGCTACCAACTCGCCACGGCAACCACCTCAGGCCATGTCCACAGCTATTCCTCAGACACAGGCTGCCCCGGCTGCTCAACCGGTACAGACCTCTGTTCCCGCCCACGCATCTGTCACCCAAGCGCCACCACCGACATCTACTGTCCCGGCGGGACTCCTGACCTCGCGACACGCGCCCAAACCCCCGACAGCTACACCGGCACAATCAACACCGCAACCTACTACCGTTCAATCCCCCGCTACTCCCtgtcccctccacctcccccagaaaccccatcatcagcccCAGCGCCTgcccctccagcagcagcctcccaGCCCGGAGCCCCTGCTGAGCAAACTGTCtctatcaccaccaccaccgccaccaccactcaaccccaacccccgctcCAACCCGCTCCCCCAGgaacatcaacctcctcccccatcaccatcaccccagcaCCCCAAGAACCCTGCCTCCACTACCTGA
- a CDS encoding hypothetical protein (COG:Z; EggNog:ENOG503NWED): MQQRREEILAKKAKLAELKRQRELRASQSAGRGSITPSELVSPMPGRHTSRHDIENLINSLVGDSRSVSVSTGMNSPARRGSRPNSVLSGGELSNAATSEFQVPANAQVVPAPTQPQILSTVSLKTVYECPPSPVKEVFSYSKGVQTTEEWIPPTRARAASDSDLEDTMPATPNKRLSRRERDREEELRENIRKEIEEELKAARELVTDGTLKASTKENFPVRALTAEELKAVTQSDDFMDFVERSTKVIEKALDEEYDILTDYTLQAANLDDDDEQSGNTGGKGRRKVREIAKFYDERWSKKRMISSIDFSPKFPELLLASYTKNPTAPHDPDGIVQVWNMHLHDRPEFVFHAQSDILTAKFSPFHPNLIIGGAYSGQVLLWDTRARSAPVQKTPLTGLGHTHPVYSVDIVGTQNANNIISCSTDGAVCGWSVDMLTQPQEAMTLVTPAPAKYEDLSPTCLAFPQADPTFFLVGSEEGTIYPCHRYDRAGAKAGVDARVSYKGHAAPVMSVDFHPSKGPVDLGDLVLSASLDWSVKLWKVRAPAATSAVVAALGSAVGAESQVTPLLDFVREDVVYDAAWSPVKPGVFSLVDGAGWLELWDITVETEEPVARISPSARKDGRTMLSKSLNKVAWEPSEGKRLATGGIDGQVTVFEVGPDLGGKENLRNEEWTSVKKLVNRIEAVGVNGVTAV, encoded by the exons ATGCAACAACGAAGAGAGGAGATTCTCGCAAAGAAGGCCAAGCTGGCCGAGCTCAAGCGCCAGAGGGAGCTTCGGGCAAGCCAGTCAGCTGGTCGTGGCAGCATAACCCCCAGCGAG CTTGTTTCGCCCATGCCCGGTCGGCACACCTCGCGACATGATATCGAAAACCTGATTAACAGCCTGGTGGGCGATAGCCGCTCCGTGTCTGTCTCGACAGGAATGAACTCGCCCGCCCGCCGCGGGAGCAGACCGAACAGTGTTTTGAGCGGAGGCGAGCTCAGCAATGCGGCCACTTCCGAATTTCAGGTTCCTGCGAATGCCCAGGTTGTTCCTgcaccaacccagccccaGATTCTTTCGACCGTTTCGTTAAAAACAGTCTACGAGTGTCCTCCGTCgccggtgaaggaggtgttCTCGTACAGCAAAGGTGTGCAAACGACAGAGGAATGGATACCACCAACCAGAGCACGAGCTGCTTCAGACTCGGACCTCGAAGATACAATGCCAGCTACGCCCAACAAGCGATTAAGCAGGAGGGAACGAGACCGAGAGGAGGAACTAAGAGAAAATATTCGGAAAGAAatcgaggaggagttgaaAGCGGCGAGAGAGCTTGTGACGGATGGGACGCTGAAAGCTTCAACCAAGGAGAACTTTCCTGTCCGGGCCTTGACGGCCGAGGAATTGAAGGCGGTTACACAGTCTGACGATTTCATGGACTTTGTCGAAAGATCAACCAAGGTTATCGAGAAAGCGCTAGACGAAGAGTACGATATCCTCACCGACTACACCCTTCAGGCTGCAAAcctcgacgatgacgatgaacaAAGCGGCAACACTGGAGGAAAAGGCCGGCGAAAGGTCAGAGAAATTGCCAAATTCTATGACGAACGCTGGTCCAAGAAACGCATGATCAGCTCCATCGACTTTTCTCCAAAATTCCCAGAACTCCTTTTGGCATCTTACACCAAgaaccccaccgccccccacGACCCGGATGGCATTGTGCAGGTCTGGAACATGCACCTTCATGACCGCCCTGAATTCGTCTTTCACGCTCAGTCTGACATTCTTACCGCCAAATTCTCGCCTTTCCACCCGAATCTGATCATCGGTGGTGCCTACAGCGGCCAGGTGCTTTTATGGGATACGCGCGCTAGATCAGCGCCTGTCCAGAAGACACCACTCACCGGCCTCGGCCACACCCACCCAGTGTATTCAGTCGACATTGTCGGCACCCAAAACGCAAACAACATCATCTCATGCTCTACTGACGGTGCCGTCTGCGGATGGAGTGTCGATATGCTCACGCAGCCACAGGAGGCAATGACACTGGTCACTCCCGCGCCCGCCAAGTACGAGGATCTCAGCCCGACCTGCCTTGCGTTCCCGCAAGCAGACCCGACGTTCTTTCTTGTGGGATCAGAAGAAGGGACGATTTATCCTTGCCATCGGTATGATCGCGCCGGGGCCAAGGCGGGTGTTGATGCGAGGGTTAGCTACAAGGGCCACGCGGCGCCGGTCATGTCGGTTGACTTTCACCCTTCCAAGGGCCCGGTGGATCTAGGCGATTTGGTCTTGTCTGCTAGTTTGGACTGGAGTGTCAAGCTCTGGAAGGTGAGGGCGCCGGCTGCCACCTCTGCGGTTGTGGCCGCTCTGGGATCTGCTGTGGGGGCCGAGTCACAGGTTACGCCTCTGTTGGACTTTGTcagggaggatgtggtgtATGATGCGGCCTGGTCGCCGGTGAAGCCGGGGGTTTTCTCTCTTGTGGATGGTGCCGGGTGGTTGGAGCTGTGGGACATCACTGTTGAGACGGAGGAACCGGTGGCGAGGATCAGCCCGAGCGCGAGGAAGGACGGGAGGACGATGCTGAGCAAGAGTTTGAACAAGGTTGCTTGGGAGCCGTCGGAAGGCAAGAGGTTGGCGACTGGTGGGATTGATGGGCAGGTTACGGTGTTTGAGGTTGGGCCGGACCTGGGCGGGAAGGAGAATCTGAGGAATGAAGAGTGGACGAGTGTGAAGAAGTTGGTGAACAGGATCGAGGCGGTGGGAGTGAATGGGGTTACTGCTGTTTGA
- the TIM11 gene encoding F1F0 ATP synthase subunit e, mitochondrial (COG:S; EggNog:ENOG503P6R0), producing MASSGVNVLRYSALGLGVVYGFYHQRQIYASDRAAAAQREYEHKQQLIAQAKKAYAAKHKPAVSASSSASQDINSSSFDLESFIAQLDKA from the exons ATGGCCTCTTCCGGAGTCAAC GTTCTCCGGTACTccgccctcggcctcggtgtcGTCTACGGCTTCTACCACCAGCGCCAGATCTATGCTTCCGaccgcgccgccgccgcccagcGCGAGTATGAGCACAAGCAGCAATTAATAgcccaggccaagaaggcctACGCTGCCAAGCACAAGCCCGCTGTCTCCGCGTCCTCTTCCGCCAGCC AAGACATCAACAGCTCAAGCTTCGACCTCGAGAGCTTCATCGCCCAGCTGGACAAGGCCTAA
- a CDS encoding hypothetical protein (EggNog:ENOG503P3MF; COG:B) — translation MAPLLESRGLLAQGWKCHIVCASPSSRHTKKKPPIMESEQPAGYFSTFSILDPNRPNPEGTGKPQKRNRRVYVCIPCHRRKLRCDKGQPCSRCIQADAADECVYQKFPFSSKHESGSGEPGETPQSPARDSPQTTPGPSGSEARPRLHGVTHWSTVASEFREGWPYIAGLDPEWGPRYRHLQSLKYLVAALPVHHFPFGEICHCSESRESALQSLPPRPVVDTLVRCYFEVIHPIYRLLHPAEYEFELQAFWMNVNHFSEEWLAQFFMILALGCQAAPAQVFASTGRRPSSWTDQFLNSSQYFLCRSPFVSTPTLTSARTLCLGVIARIMDIVKGGETSQLASLMGYLGRMAVSLHLNRTSALFPELLPYEVEIRRRLWLTIQLLELQVAMRTGTSCTHQDYDAEPPSNINDTSIYHTGQGWVLEQGAAKSDLALTDGTFQTRLSDLIPILSEITTVVNQTTAQTTLKYDKIQSWDEQLRRKVREAASVLLMAAQSQANYSFRPRIQLEFLRVLVNRSLLALHHHYISAPRFRQFPASSQAVINSSLEILSVHQSWYQPNHGLDYPSSSIALPEGTAHRSTATLLDICRDSFGAAMLYLVTSCRRLSLNVIQLPPTDGRQQHATSQAEIVRLVQTQLEDFRERACCSPSHYDEYISLAVAEGCLRGLMGGSSGGGLTAGLMEVADRIERTVLEGKLWTGGGGGGGEEGAGGGGVEGSTGFTPVTPGGFEGAGGFIFPH, via the exons ATGGCACCCCTTTTGGAATCAAGGGGTCTACTTGCCCAAGGTTGGAAATGCCACATTGTGTGtgcttcaccatcatcaagacaCACCAAGAAGAAACCACCGATTATGGAATCAGAGCAGCCAGCAGGTTACTTCTCGACCTTTTCTATCCTCGATCCAAACCGGCCCAATCCAGAAGGCACAGGGAAACCCCAAAAACGAAACAGACGAGTCTACGTTTGCATACCATGTCATCGACGGAAGCTCAGATGCGACAAAGGGCAGCCTTGCTCCCGTTGTATCCAGGCCGACGCTGCCGATGAATGTGTATACCAGAAATTCCCCTTCAGTTCGAAGCATGAGTCTGGAAGTGGCGAGCCAGGAGAGACACCGCAAAGTCCAGCACGAGATAgcccccaaacaacaccgGGCCCGAGTGGTAGTGAAGCAAGACCCAGACTTCACGGTGTCACACACTGGAGCACCGTTGCTTCCGAG TTTCGGGAAGGCTGGCCATACATAGCGGGCCTTGATCCCGAATGGGGGCCGAGATACAGACACCTACAGAGCTTAAAGTATTTGGTCGCCGCGCTTCCGGTTCACCACTTTCCGTTTGGCGAAATATGCCACTGTTCAGAAAGCCGAGAAAGTGCGCTTCAAAGTTTACCACCAAGACCTGTTGTCGACACATTGGTACGGTGTTATTTCGAGGTTATCCACCCGATATACCGGCTTTTGCACCCTGCCGAGTACGAGTTTGAGCTCCAGGCCTTTTGGATGAACGTCAACCATTTCTCCGAGGAATGGCTTGCTCAGTTCTTTATGATACTGGCGTTGGGATGCCAAGCAGCCCCCGCACAAGTATTTGCCAGTACGGGAAGACGGCCGAGTTCTTGGACGGACCAGTTCCTGAACAGTTCTCAGTACTTTCTTTGCCGGTCACCGTTTGTCTCGACACCTACTCTTACTTCGGCTCGAACACTTTGCCTTGGGGTTATCGCGAGAATAATGGACATTGTAAAGGGTGGCGAGACGTCGCAGCTGGCCAGCCTCATGGGATACCTCGGTCGAATGGCGGTCTCCCTGCATCTCAACCGAACATCTGCTTTGTTCCCAGAACTCTTGCCATACGAAGTCGAGATCCGCCGCAGACTGTGGCTTACTATTCAGCTTCTGGAGCTGCAAGTAGCCATGAGGACAGGAACATCATGTACACATCAAGACTACGACGCCGAGCCACCGTCAAACATTAACGACACCAGCATCTACCACACCGGACAAGGCTGGGTCCTGGAGCAAGGTGCCGCCAAATCAGACCTTGCTTTGACCGATGGCACCTTCCAGACAAGGCTATCCGACCTCATTCCGATACTCTCGGAAATCACCACCGTCGTGAACCAAACCACGGCTCAGACGACCCTCAAATATGACAAAATCCAATCCTGGGACGAGCAACTCCGCCGCAAAGTTCGAGAAGCGGCATCCGTGTTGCTTATGGCAGCTCAATCGCAAGCAAACTACTCCTTCAGACCTCGGATACAACTTGAATTCCTCAGAGTCCTCGTCAACCGCTCCCTGCTagccctccaccatcactATATTTCTGCACCGAGGTTCCGACAATTCCCGGCCTCTTCCCAAGCAGTGATCAACTCGTCTCTCGAGATTCTGAGCGTCCACCAGTCGTGGTATCAACCAAATCATGGCCTCGACTACCCCAGCAGTAGCATAGCTCTACCAGAGGGGACCGCCCACCGCTCAACAGCCACGCTGCTGGATATATGCCGTGACAGCTTTGGCGCTGCAATGTTGTATCTTGTTACGTCCTGTCGAAGACTATCGCTGAATGTGATTCAGTTACCACCCACGGATGGGAGGCAACAACACGCAACAAGCCAAGCGGAGATTGTCAGGTTGGTGCAGACGCAGCTGGAAGACTTTAGGGAGAGGGCGTGTTGTTCCCCTAGTCATTATGATGAGTATATTAGTTTGGCGGTCGCGGAGGGGTGTTTACGGGGTTTGATGGGTGGGAGtagtggtggggggttgacggCGGGTTTGATGGAGGTTGCTGATCGGATTGAGAGGACTGTCCTTGAGGGGAAATTGtggactggtggtggtggtggtggtggggaggagggtgcgggtggtggtggtgtggaagggAGCACGGGGTTTACGCCTGTTACACCGGGGGGGTTTGaaggggcgggagggttTATTTTTCCTCATTAG
- a CDS encoding hypothetical protein (EggNog:ENOG503P1M7), with the protein MKGRPVDQLVYEYMFPKPRQTDPQNFTQLLQRYLVLEVRQEVHSFYGHLDTPEAKYPGLDYTNRIHRIRLSRWQWHRRLFRAFDGLRLTYAEIQGLTKWEGTRWAKERFEREQGTAIRDTTADGFPEWVEPRHRQAGYYRRASEVSDEPVTTPEDGMIEEESDEELESVGVALNERLRERVALRNISGDNSMPLDEEWENWLKNAIESGELHVADQIARFPGPHSLTADDVFPPRMMAAARAGHWEGIPDFVHNIIRQAIDAEQRPPQAQLATAPSRPSVRYHNARVAVYGPGPLHSRIDPSRYPNAAARATRAARTAQQGA; encoded by the coding sequence ATGAAGGGCCGCCCAGTAGACCAACTCGTCTACGAGTACATGTTTCCGAAGCCGCGACAGACAGACCCTCAAAACTTCACTCAACTTCTCCAAAGATATCTCGTCCTTGAGGTTCGGCAAGAAGTCCACTCGTTCTACGGCCACTTGGACACACCCGAAGCTAAATACCCCGGTCTCGACTACACAAATCGCATCCACCGAATCCGCCTCAGTCGATGGCAGTGGCACCGGCGGTTATTCCGCGCCTTTGACGGCCTTCGCCTTACATACGCCGAAATCCAAGGCCTCACAAAGTGGGAGGGCACACGGTGGGCAAAGGAACGGTTTGAGCGGGAACAGGGAACTGCCATCCGGGACACGACCGCCGATGGATTCCCCGAATGGGTGGAGCCTCGGCACCGACAAGCCGGATATTACCGCCGCGCCTCCGAGGTGTCGGACGAGCCGGTAACCACGCCAGAGGATGGGATGATCGAGGAAGAAAGCGATGAGGAGTTGGAAAGTGTCGGAGTGGCGCTTAACGAAAGGCTACGCGAGCGAGTGGCTCTTCGCAACATATCCGGAGACAATTCGATGCCGCTGGACGAGGAATGGGAAAACTGGCTAAAAAATGCCATCGAGTCGGGAGAATTGCATGTTGCCGATCAAATTGCCCGTTTCCCTGGTCCCCACTCCCTTACCGCCGACGATGTGTTTCCGCCAAggatgatggctgctgcGAGAGCAGGCCATTGGGAGGGCATTCCCGATTTTGTTCACAACATCATTCGCCAGGCCATCGACGCGGAACAGAGACCACCCCAGGCACAGCTAGCAACAGCTCCTTCGCGACCATCTGTTAGGTACCACAACGCCAGAGTCGCCGTGTATGGTCCTGGGCCTCTCCACTCTCGGATCGACCCGTCTCGGTATCCCAACGCAGCTGCCAGAGCGACGAGAGCCGCCAGAACCGCCCAGCAAGGGGCTTGA